The Brenneria rubrifaciens genome has a window encoding:
- a CDS encoding aspartate/glutamate racemase family protein gives MNIPVEFINPNSSVSVTKIIEDTVNAMNLLEPSFTYFTTMHQAPAGIITQTQYNQAADLVFDYITGQRDRRVFVVACFSDPGVSRLCNEKSRIVIGIGEAGLRSAITKGDRIGVLAISSQSIPRHLDYWKRLGLSKYIVAEEAAELSMAAFSDKNASFDRCLTVARSLKEKHAANVILLGCAGMSDIRERLEAALGIAVVDPVQAAVMALKTHR, from the coding sequence ATGAATATTCCTGTTGAGTTTATCAATCCGAACTCTTCGGTGTCGGTCACAAAAATAATCGAAGATACGGTAAATGCGATGAACCTTTTGGAACCCTCTTTCACCTATTTTACCACCATGCATCAGGCGCCTGCCGGGATTATTACCCAAACGCAGTATAATCAGGCCGCGGATTTGGTCTTCGATTACATTACAGGGCAGAGAGACCGCCGGGTCTTCGTGGTTGCCTGTTTCAGCGATCCTGGCGTTTCCCGGCTGTGTAATGAAAAATCAAGGATCGTCATCGGTATTGGTGAAGCGGGGTTACGCAGCGCGATAACCAAAGGGGACAGGATAGGGGTTTTGGCTATTTCAAGCCAGTCTATACCTCGTCACCTGGACTACTGGAAGCGGTTAGGGCTGAGTAAATATATTGTGGCGGAAGAAGCCGCCGAGTTAAGTATGGCGGCATTTTCCGACAAAAATGCTTCTTTCGATAGATGCCTAACCGTGGCCAGAAGTCTGAAAGAAAAGCATGCTGCCAATGTCATTCTTCTGGGATGCGCCGGTATGTCTGATATCCGTGAAAGACTGGAGGCGGCATTGGGCATTGCGGTCGTCGACCCTGTTCAGGCAGCGGTAATGGCGCTTAAAACGCATCGCTGA
- a CDS encoding N-carbamoyl-D-amino-acid hydrolase — translation MNKRTMGLAVGQLGAVNLQDSKESVVTRLIVMMHEAKRRGADFIVFPELALTTFFPRYWMNNETAFQTYFESSMPNDVTKPLFDTAVMLGIGFYIGYAELTEDNIGFNTSILVDKSGKIIGKYRKIHLPGHDDHKENVPFQHLEKKYFSVGDLGFRVFDLLNAKFGMCICNDRRWPETYRVMALQSAEIVVLGYNTPSVNIHWNEPVHLRTTTHLISLQANAYQNGLWVAAAGKCGSEDGYHMIGSSAIVAPTGEIVARTLTEEDEVICVQADLGLGELFRQHVFNFAKHRRPEHYQLIVDRTGAGNPVN, via the coding sequence ATGAATAAAAGAACAATGGGGCTCGCTGTTGGCCAATTGGGAGCGGTTAATTTACAGGACAGTAAAGAAAGTGTTGTTACGCGTCTGATTGTCATGATGCATGAAGCGAAAAGACGCGGCGCCGATTTTATTGTCTTTCCCGAATTAGCGCTGACTACCTTTTTCCCACGTTACTGGATGAATAACGAAACTGCGTTTCAGACGTATTTTGAAAGTTCCATGCCAAATGATGTGACTAAACCCTTGTTTGATACGGCAGTGATGCTGGGAATCGGATTTTATATTGGTTATGCGGAATTGACTGAAGATAATATTGGGTTCAATACATCAATATTAGTCGATAAAAGTGGGAAAATAATTGGTAAGTATAGAAAAATTCATTTGCCCGGGCATGACGATCATAAAGAAAATGTTCCTTTCCAGCATCTGGAAAAAAAATACTTTTCCGTGGGGGATCTGGGTTTCCGCGTATTTGACTTACTGAATGCCAAATTTGGCATGTGTATATGTAATGATCGTCGGTGGCCGGAAACCTATCGCGTTATGGCGTTACAGAGTGCTGAGATTGTGGTGCTGGGCTATAACACGCCTTCAGTCAATATTCACTGGAATGAGCCTGTGCATTTGAGGACCACAACGCATTTGATTTCACTACAGGCAAATGCCTATCAGAACGGGCTGTGGGTTGCAGCCGCGGGTAAATGTGGTTCCGAAGACGGATATCATATGATAGGCAGTTCAGCGATCGTTGCCCCAACGGGGGAAATTGTTGCAAGGACATTGACGGAAGAAGATGAAGTTATCTGTGTTCAGGCCGATCTCGGCTTGGGGGAATTGTTCAGACAACATGTTTTTAATTTTGCAAAACACCGAAGGCCCGAACATTACCAATTAATTGTTGATCGAACCGGTGCTGGCAATCCAGTCAACTAG
- a CDS encoding LysE family translocator has protein sequence MSEQIAAATITILAVISPGPDFAMVTRNSYAFGSRTVLISSFGIVCGVQVHVKYTVLGIAVVIVNSPLLFLAMKVFGASYLIYLGFKSLTNQRGLKLEETSGSAPSPLAAFRMGFLTNALNPKTMLFVVATYTQVVHAGSPISHNFAYGLFMSISHWIWFSIVALFFAAPAMRRRLLNHQLTVDKILGAALIALGASLAFTHASA, from the coding sequence ATGAGCGAACAGATTGCAGCGGCCACCATCACCATTCTGGCGGTCATCAGTCCAGGCCCCGATTTCGCGATGGTCACCCGGAACAGCTACGCCTTTGGCTCACGCACCGTCTTGATTTCGTCGTTCGGTATTGTCTGCGGCGTGCAGGTCCATGTGAAGTATACGGTGTTGGGCATCGCCGTGGTCATCGTCAACTCGCCCTTACTGTTCCTTGCGATGAAGGTTTTTGGGGCCTCTTATCTGATCTACCTCGGCTTCAAATCGCTGACCAACCAAAGGGGACTGAAACTGGAAGAAACGTCCGGTTCCGCGCCGTCACCGTTGGCGGCCTTCCGCATGGGCTTCCTGACTAATGCGCTCAACCCGAAGACAATGCTTTTCGTGGTCGCGACTTATACGCAGGTGGTACACGCAGGTAGCCCAATCAGTCACAACTTCGCCTACGGCCTGTTCATGTCGATTTCGCACTGGATCTGGTTCAGCATTGTCGCGCTTTTCTTCGCGGCGCCTGCCATGCGCCGTCGCTTGCTGAACCACCAGCTCACCGTCGACAAGATCCTTGGAGCGGCCCTGATCGCGCTGGGAGCGTCCCTGGCTTTTACCCATGCCAGTGCTTAA
- a CDS encoding LysR substrate-binding domain-containing protein, protein MNLRQIEVFKAVMNTGTISDASRLLHVSVPAVSRVLSHTESRLGFLLFERIKGRLYPTAEGRRLFIEIEEVYKGVKRIEELSHELAERRHGFLSVVASPSIGQTVLPMALSDFHQGNPKVRVHFNCLSYDLLKEHLLTNQVEIGVSILPVDHPNLHAIPIAQSRLLCVCPKDHELAKNKYITQSDFIENQLISYSPNTPFGVKITKWFAEANVVPVISLEVGSPYNALSLVKMGAGIAIVDEFTMVGNLTEDIAVVELASNERIVADLTYLRSTSISSVGASFVTSLKKVLVEHHLIYQQTR, encoded by the coding sequence ATGAACTTGCGCCAAATAGAAGTGTTCAAAGCCGTAATGAATACAGGAACAATAAGTGATGCTTCGCGTTTACTTCATGTTTCTGTTCCCGCGGTAAGCCGGGTACTCTCGCATACTGAAAGCCGGCTTGGATTCTTATTATTTGAACGTATAAAAGGACGATTATATCCGACAGCCGAAGGGCGACGTCTATTTATTGAGATTGAAGAAGTCTATAAAGGTGTAAAGAGAATAGAAGAGTTGTCACATGAACTTGCGGAAAGGCGTCATGGGTTTTTGAGTGTGGTAGCCAGCCCAAGTATTGGACAAACGGTATTACCCATGGCTTTAAGTGACTTTCACCAGGGAAACCCAAAAGTCAGGGTACATTTTAATTGTCTCAGTTATGATTTATTGAAAGAGCATTTATTAACCAATCAGGTCGAAATCGGTGTTTCTATATTGCCCGTTGATCACCCAAATTTACATGCAATTCCAATTGCACAAAGTCGGTTATTATGCGTTTGTCCTAAAGATCATGAGCTGGCGAAAAATAAGTACATCACACAAAGCGATTTTATTGAAAACCAATTAATCTCATATTCTCCGAATACGCCGTTTGGTGTAAAAATAACAAAATGGTTTGCAGAGGCGAATGTGGTTCCCGTTATTTCATTAGAAGTCGGTTCACCCTATAACGCGCTCTCTTTAGTTAAAATGGGGGCCGGTATCGCCATCGTGGATGAATTTACTATGGTTGGGAATCTAACAGAAGATATTGCGGTAGTTGAGCTTGCCAGCAATGAACGCATTGTCGCTGATTTGACATATCTGAGATCGACGTCAATTTCCTCTGTTGGGGCGTCTTTTGTCACAAGTCTTAAAAAGGTGTTGGTTGAGCATCACCTGATTTATCAGCAAACGAGATAG
- the istA gene encoding IS21 family transposase, translated as MLSREDFYMIKQMRQQGAYIVDIATQVGCSERTVRRYLKYPEPPARKTRHKMAKLRPFMDYIDMRLAENVWNGEVILAEIKTMGYTGGRSMLRYYIQPKRKMRPSKKTVRFETQPGYQLQHDWGEIEAEVAGQRCKVSFAVNTLGFSRRFHVFAAPKQDAEHTYESLVRAFRYFGGSVKTVLVDNQKAAVLKNNNGKVVFNSGFLLLADHYGFLPRACRPRRARTKGKVERMVKYLKENFFVRYRRFDSFAHVNQLLEQWMADVADRRELRQFRQTPEQRFTQEQEHLQPLPDTDFDTSYFDIRHVSWDGYIEVGGNRYSVPESLCGQPVSIRISLDDELRIYSNEQQMASHRLCSASSGWQTVPEHHAPLWQQVSQVEHRPLSAYEELL; from the coding sequence ATGCTGAGCAGAGAGGACTTTTACATGATAAAGCAAATGCGCCAGCAGGGTGCGTATATTGTCGATATTGCCACTCAGGTGGGTTGTTCTGAGCGAACCGTCAGACGGTACCTGAAATACCCGGAACCTCCGGCCAGAAAAACACGCCACAAAATGGCTAAACTCAGGCCGTTCATGGACTATATCGACATGCGTCTGGCAGAGAACGTCTGGAACGGCGAGGTCATCCTCGCGGAAATCAAAACGATGGGTTATACCGGCGGCCGCTCCATGTTGCGTTACTACATCCAGCCCAAACGTAAGATGCGGCCATCGAAGAAAACAGTTCGCTTCGAAACCCAGCCCGGCTACCAGCTCCAGCATGACTGGGGGGAAATTGAGGCTGAGGTTGCCGGACAACGATGCAAAGTTAGCTTCGCGGTTAACACGCTGGGGTTCTCCCGCCGCTTCCATGTCTTCGCCGCACCAAAGCAGGATGCTGAGCATACCTATGAGTCTCTGGTTCGCGCCTTCCGCTACTTCGGCGGCAGCGTGAAAACCGTGCTGGTCGATAATCAGAAAGCCGCGGTGCTGAAAAATAACAACGGGAAAGTGGTGTTCAACTCCGGGTTCCTGCTGCTGGCCGACCACTATGGCTTCCTGCCACGGGCCTGCCGCCCGCGAAGGGCCAGAACCAAAGGTAAGGTGGAACGGATGGTGAAATACCTCAAGGAGAACTTCTTCGTCCGGTACCGCCGGTTCGACAGCTTCGCCCATGTTAATCAGTTACTGGAGCAGTGGATGGCTGACGTTGCTGACCGACGGGAACTTCGCCAGTTCAGGCAGACACCGGAACAGCGCTTCACGCAGGAACAGGAGCATCTTCAGCCGTTACCGGATACTGACTTCGATACCAGCTACTTCGATATCCGCCATGTCTCCTGGGATGGCTATATCGAGGTTGGCGGAAACCGTTACAGCGTACCGGAAAGCCTTTGTGGTCAGCCGGTCTCAATACGGATCTCGCTGGATGATGAGCTGCGGATCTACAGTAATGAGCAGCAGATGGCATCGCACCGGCTCTGTTCGGCTTCATCCGGCTGGCAGACCGTGCCGGAGCATCACGCCCCGCTCTGGCAGCAGGTCAGTCAGGTGGAACATCGCCCGCTAAGTGCGTATGAGGAGCTGTTGTGA
- the hydA gene encoding dihydropyrimidinase → MMGNYDMTIRNGKIVSDGKIINGDIGINSGIIEAIEPTLPAGIKDIDAAGRWVLPGGIDSHCHIEQLSGMGVMAADDFYSATVSAAFGGTTTVIPFAAQHRGMAIPDVLEEYSRRAKEKAVIDYGFHLILTDTGDENLSRHLPEAISNGITSLKVYMTYDKLKLSDYDLLDVLQVASENGALVMVHAENNDIIKWLSERLIKGGYISPKYHAIAHDPLAESEAANRAMTLGRIVDTPILIVHVAGAETVQAIRLAQQRGVNVFAESCPQYLFLTAADLDKEGLEGAKFCCSPPPRDENSQQAIWRGFQDGTLNVYSSDHAPYRYDKSGKLPYGDKTTFKQIANGVPGLELRMPLLFSEGVMAGRINIHQFVNLTATSHARLYGLLPHKGKLLPGYDADIAIWNEDKTTKINYSLLHDNTGYTPYEDKVIRGWPEVVINRGRIVVNEGKLHVEKGTGNFIRRGRSDFSVENDGASNQFIHEFVKKKSAK, encoded by the coding sequence ATGATGGGCAACTATGATATGACGATTCGGAATGGAAAGATTGTCAGCGACGGAAAGATAATCAACGGCGATATTGGTATAAACAGTGGGATCATTGAGGCGATAGAACCCACGTTGCCAGCCGGTATAAAAGACATTGATGCTGCCGGTCGATGGGTCCTACCTGGGGGAATTGACAGCCATTGCCATATTGAACAACTTTCGGGAATGGGCGTTATGGCGGCTGATGATTTCTATTCTGCGACGGTTTCCGCCGCATTTGGGGGAACAACCACCGTTATTCCGTTTGCGGCACAGCACCGGGGAATGGCTATTCCAGATGTCCTCGAAGAGTACAGCCGGCGCGCAAAAGAAAAGGCGGTTATTGATTACGGGTTTCATCTTATCCTGACGGATACCGGGGATGAGAACTTATCCAGACATTTACCTGAAGCCATCAGCAACGGTATTACGTCACTCAAAGTCTACATGACTTATGATAAGCTCAAGCTAAGTGATTATGATCTTTTAGATGTCCTTCAAGTCGCCAGCGAAAACGGTGCATTAGTTATGGTGCACGCTGAAAATAACGACATTATTAAATGGCTATCTGAGCGTCTTATTAAAGGCGGATATATTTCACCAAAATATCATGCTATTGCACATGATCCTCTCGCTGAGTCTGAAGCCGCGAATCGCGCAATGACATTAGGACGAATTGTTGATACGCCGATTCTTATTGTCCACGTGGCGGGAGCCGAAACTGTCCAGGCAATCAGACTGGCGCAGCAACGGGGCGTAAACGTATTTGCCGAAAGCTGTCCGCAATACCTTTTTTTAACCGCCGCCGATTTAGACAAAGAGGGACTGGAAGGCGCTAAATTCTGTTGTTCTCCACCCCCCAGAGACGAGAATTCCCAGCAGGCGATCTGGCGAGGTTTTCAGGATGGCACATTAAATGTTTATTCATCAGACCACGCGCCTTATCGGTACGATAAATCAGGTAAGCTTCCCTACGGCGATAAAACCACATTTAAGCAAATTGCGAATGGCGTTCCCGGTCTGGAACTGCGTATGCCGTTGTTATTCAGCGAGGGGGTAATGGCAGGCAGAATAAATATACATCAATTCGTTAATTTAACGGCGACCAGCCATGCTCGCTTATATGGGTTATTACCGCATAAAGGAAAGTTACTGCCGGGATATGACGCCGACATCGCGATATGGAATGAAGATAAAACAACCAAAATAAACTATTCCTTACTGCATGATAATACCGGCTATACCCCCTATGAAGATAAAGTGATTAGAGGGTGGCCGGAGGTGGTCATTAACCGCGGGCGTATTGTGGTGAACGAGGGAAAACTCCATGTTGAAAAAGGAACCGGGAATTTTATTCGGCGAGGCCGGAGTGATTTTTCGGTTGAGAATGATGGGGCATCCAATCAGTTTATTCATGAATTTGTTAAGAAGAAGAGCGCCAAATGA
- a CDS encoding ABC transporter permease, with protein sequence MIKQPSSTKKKKPFNHQAGIPIATFIILLVVWEVSARIFNIPEFILPSPGRIIESCAEIPANLAMHTLATFRTIMLGFMLSILLSFPIALLIASSQLMANAIYPLLILTQSIPKVALAPLLVLMLGTNELPRVVITFLVAFFPLVVSMSTGLMAVPLELVELGKSCKASSRQILLKIRLPYAIPFIFSGLKVAITLCVVGAVVAEFVNADKGLGYLIVTSTAFFKTPVAYGAVVILSIMGIVLFQILALLERIFFPWAVSSQQHDKQ encoded by the coding sequence ATGATTAAGCAGCCTTCCTCAACGAAAAAGAAAAAACCATTTAATCATCAGGCCGGTATACCGATAGCCACATTTATTATTTTGCTGGTGGTATGGGAAGTGTCTGCCAGAATTTTTAATATTCCTGAGTTCATTCTTCCTTCGCCAGGTCGAATTATTGAAAGCTGTGCCGAAATCCCGGCTAATTTAGCAATGCATACGCTGGCAACATTTCGGACAATTATGCTTGGTTTTATGCTCTCTATTTTGTTGAGCTTTCCTATTGCTTTATTGATAGCCTCATCCCAATTGATGGCTAATGCAATATATCCATTGTTGATATTGACCCAGTCGATCCCTAAGGTTGCTTTAGCGCCGTTGCTGGTATTAATGCTGGGAACCAATGAACTTCCAAGAGTGGTCATTACCTTTTTAGTGGCGTTTTTTCCGCTGGTGGTATCCATGTCTACGGGACTCATGGCGGTGCCGTTGGAATTAGTTGAATTAGGAAAGAGTTGTAAGGCATCCAGCAGGCAGATACTGCTTAAGATACGGTTGCCTTATGCGATCCCCTTTATATTCAGCGGGCTTAAAGTGGCGATTACGCTTTGCGTCGTGGGGGCGGTCGTTGCCGAGTTTGTGAATGCTGACAAAGGGCTGGGTTATCTTATCGTGACGTCGACCGCGTTTTTCAAAACCCCTGTGGCCTACGGCGCCGTGGTTATCTTATCTATTATGGGGATTGTGCTTTTTCAGATTCTGGCATTACTGGAGAGAATATTTTTTCCCTGGGCGGTATCGTCTCAACAACATGATAAGCAGTGA
- the istB gene encoding IS21-like element helper ATPase IstB encodes MHELEALLGRLKMEHLGYHVESLLELAAKKELNYREFLCMALQQEWNGRHQRGMESRLKQARFPWVKTLEQFDFGFQPGIDRKIVRELAGLAFVERSENVILLGPPGVGKTHLAVALGVKAADAGHRVLFMPLDKLIATLMKAKQENRLEKQLQQLGYARVLILDEIGYLPMTREEASLFFRLLNRRYEKASIVLTSNKGFADWGEMFGDNVLATAILDRLLHHSTTLNIKGESYRLKEKRKAGVLAKNATPISDDEMAESGQH; translated from the coding sequence ATGCACGAACTGGAGGCACTGCTGGGTCGTCTGAAAATGGAACATCTGGGCTACCACGTCGAAAGCCTGCTGGAGCTGGCGGCCAAAAAAGAGCTGAACTACCGCGAGTTCCTGTGTATGGCGCTGCAACAGGAATGGAACGGGAGACATCAGCGAGGTATGGAGTCTCGGCTAAAACAGGCACGGTTCCCGTGGGTCAAAACGCTGGAGCAGTTCGACTTCGGCTTCCAGCCAGGTATAGATCGTAAGATCGTCCGGGAACTGGCCGGGCTGGCGTTCGTGGAGCGCAGCGAGAACGTGATCCTGCTGGGGCCGCCAGGTGTGGGTAAAACCCACCTGGCAGTAGCACTCGGGGTAAAAGCGGCTGATGCTGGTCACCGGGTGCTGTTCATGCCACTGGATAAGCTGATCGCCACACTTATGAAGGCAAAGCAGGAAAACCGGCTGGAAAAACAGCTACAGCAGCTTGGTTACGCCCGGGTGCTGATACTGGATGAGATAGGCTATCTGCCAATGACCCGCGAGGAGGCCAGTCTGTTCTTCCGGTTGCTGAACCGTCGGTATGAGAAAGCAAGTATCGTACTGACGTCAAATAAAGGGTTCGCCGACTGGGGAGAGATGTTCGGCGATAACGTGCTGGCAACGGCAATCCTGGATCGGCTGCTACACCACTCAACCACACTGAACATCAAAGGAGAAAGCTACCGGTTAAAGGAAAAACGCAAAGCCGGAGTGCTGGCAAAAAACGCCACGCCAATCAGTGATGATGAAATGGCGGAAAGTGGGCAACATTAA
- a CDS encoding amidohydrolase family protein, producing the protein MIFIKGGELLNVETGELERKDILIIDGIIANIVLPGMDVPPQARIVPAENRILHAGLINSHTHGHGNLSRGMGDRWTLELLLTAGPWMSGHRTNSDKYLTTLIGAAEMLLKGCTACYDLTYEFPCPSEDGLEASKKAYKDAGMRAVIAPMIADLSFFEAIPGLIQALPQAYQSQVSALRLAPGEQTFAALGRVLKSWGDGHADGIKIALAPTIPHHCSDEFLMACKQIAGEYGLPVHSHVAESKIQAVTGMKKYAGTLTQHLERLGLISADFTVAHGVWLDDGDMQILGRHGASVAHNPGSNMILGSGLADVRAMLNAQINVGIGTDGSNCSDNQNMYEAMRMASMVSNVRTPEWYNWLTPGEIFKAATVGSAKALGLEKKIGKLAEGYYADIVFLDKNSINLIPINNIINSLVRTEDGRSVCDVMVGGKFVVKNKELVNIDINKLRLQAENAVERLDKLNNKNELLFREIERLVGEFCVGLAKKDYHIHRYGSCEHHGCNRIQE; encoded by the coding sequence ATGATTTTCATCAAGGGCGGTGAATTGCTCAATGTTGAGACGGGAGAGCTTGAGAGAAAAGATATTCTGATTATTGACGGCATAATCGCGAATATTGTTTTGCCCGGTATGGATGTGCCGCCCCAGGCCAGGATTGTGCCTGCCGAAAACCGTATTTTGCACGCCGGATTAATCAACTCGCATACGCATGGGCATGGCAATTTGTCACGAGGGATGGGAGATCGCTGGACGCTGGAACTGCTGTTGACGGCCGGTCCCTGGATGTCCGGTCATCGCACCAACAGTGATAAATATCTGACCACGCTGATTGGCGCGGCGGAAATGCTGCTCAAAGGTTGTACGGCCTGTTATGACCTGACATACGAGTTTCCATGCCCCAGCGAAGATGGGTTGGAAGCGTCAAAAAAAGCGTATAAGGATGCGGGGATGAGGGCGGTTATTGCGCCCATGATCGCCGATTTAAGTTTCTTTGAAGCTATCCCCGGGCTGATACAGGCGCTGCCGCAAGCCTATCAGTCACAGGTTTCAGCGTTGCGTCTGGCGCCGGGCGAACAAACGTTTGCAGCGCTCGGCAGGGTTCTTAAATCATGGGGAGATGGCCACGCGGACGGGATAAAAATCGCATTAGCGCCAACCATCCCACATCACTGTTCCGATGAATTTCTGATGGCCTGTAAACAGATCGCCGGCGAGTACGGCTTACCCGTACATTCCCATGTGGCTGAGTCAAAAATCCAGGCGGTGACGGGCATGAAAAAGTATGCCGGGACGCTGACTCAGCATCTGGAGCGGCTTGGTTTAATCAGTGCTGATTTTACTGTCGCTCATGGGGTGTGGCTTGATGATGGCGATATGCAGATTTTAGGACGCCATGGCGCTTCTGTTGCGCATAATCCAGGAAGTAACATGATCCTGGGAAGTGGTTTGGCTGATGTGCGAGCTATGCTTAATGCTCAGATTAATGTGGGGATTGGGACGGATGGCTCCAACTGCTCGGATAATCAGAATATGTATGAAGCCATGCGTATGGCGTCAATGGTTTCCAATGTAAGAACGCCAGAATGGTATAACTGGCTGACGCCGGGTGAAATTTTTAAAGCCGCTACGGTGGGAAGCGCCAAAGCATTAGGATTAGAAAAGAAGATCGGTAAACTGGCGGAGGGATATTACGCGGATATTGTTTTTCTGGATAAAAACAGCATTAATTTAATTCCTATCAATAATATTATCAATTCTCTGGTTCGAACCGAAGACGGCCGCTCGGTGTGCGATGTGATGGTCGGCGGGAAGTTTGTGGTTAAAAACAAGGAACTGGTTAATATCGATATTAATAAACTGCGGTTGCAGGCTGAAAATGCCGTTGAGCGTCTGGACAAACTGAATAATAAAAATGAGTTGCTCTTCAGAGAAATTGAAAGATTAGTTGGAGAGTTCTGCGTCGGGTTGGCAAAAAAAGATTACCATATTCATCGTTATGGCTCATGTGAGCATCATGGATGCAATAGGATACAAGAATGA